In the Limanda limanda chromosome 10, fLimLim1.1, whole genome shotgun sequence genome, one interval contains:
- the fhdc2 gene encoding FH2 domain-containing protein 1: MLINLTVAFKDTLAFHGTVPAHPAAAPDAVEVTAMESRPVLVTPPTPSLAPPPPPPPPPPPPPPPASFSSSPFSRADSVCRSRLRKLNWERIPIEKVEGRKSVWNGAAPGEDEFPIDLHSLDELFGQKDSKPRDRTSTLRRRSSLLRCRSPQDSLEEISLLDSKRSMNIGIFLRQFKMPAKEIVEDIRHGAGDRYGAEKLAELCKLLPDSEEESRLRRFSGERSWLGEPDLLMLLLVEVPSFRLRLDAMILQQEFDPAVTSLCVAARCLREAARELLSCPELHSILRLVLKAGNYMNAGGYSGNAAGFRISSLLKLADTKANKPGMNLLHFVAMEAVKKDQSLLSFPSQLGHVGSASRLSEESVLEDLSKLKSRVVALKANIQTETEIQQLTQPYLEVAEERLKEAEDEVEGMRMSSQALVEFFCEDDSTFKLEEACRVFHLFCYRFQRAVQENAERELKEQKRLERQREMGEKEKRRSVAICTGLDLGPSLVREPHGQENQDELEKLLEKNLSHTWSRRSLRSSDSRRHSHHPHSDTHLCSTSILKSFPELGSSPTSCHSNCSSDHESTILLCSSPETDGICSPTGRESVPTRGSRVQPSPTTSRSMEVVKDSPVATFSHSQHGRSFRVKQGSERISFVLPGQPKEAGLEKEAEFSHEHMPSMNIESSHNSCTIPAAINTDTPALCVKTSPHSQRFGPPLTDNNPSLQSKPNAPSVTEPVPQSVRTSGVLSHSDARPRLLRYQRSESQSPSQTSVNSPDKAQSQSQMRETHAVLSLPDAGLTEQTDTEVAPTPVGESWMPPSLPEFSPSQPVECSDLPSPERSYSRVGETLECHTLVKGLRSYDAFSAPTSPLPRPAPSLCSKWRKERKVDLPEGTTPGSPSSHGSHTMKVPVRSGIGSKRGLVSRPGLSSNTGIPRVRSKTESPNGSPATTNPSSPSRLSNPRSVSMRSSPITRPATAQGEAKRSNSTRERTVSESQTPVKPTLTRRASDRSVLEKVSSSTQQAFVRGSPLRVSKRLAPHSETQVSSQPHTAHSPSSTTAKTIRTAVISAARNKTAKTTSTSSSPTSSKIPAASRLPGPKMARAAAAPALWR, from the exons ATGCTCATCAACCTGACAGTGGCCTTCAAGGATACTCTTGCCTTTCATGGAACAGTGCCTGCCCACCCGGCTGCTGCCCCTGACGCTGTGGAAGTGACGGCCATGGAGTCACGTCCGGTGCTGGTCACCCCTCCGACGCCTTCCCTagcacctccaccacctccgccgccacctcctcctcccccacctccgcctgcttccttctcctcctcacctttcAGCAGGGCGGACAGTGTCTGTCGGAGCCGGTTGCGGAAGCTGAACTGGGAGCGTATCCCCATAGAGAAggtggaggggaggaagagtgTGTGGAATGGGGCGGCCCCGGGCGAGGACGAGTTCCCCATCGACCTCCACTCTCTGGATGAGCTGTTTGGTCAGAAGGACAGTAAGCCTCGGGACAGGACCAGCACCCTGAGGCGCCGCTCCTCTCTGCTTCGCTGCAGATCACCTCAGGACAGTTTGGAAGAG ATCTCCCTGTTGGACTCCAAACGCAGTATGAACATCGGAATATTTCTCCGCCAGTTCAAGAT GCCTGCTAAAGAGATAGTTGAGGATATCAGGCATGGTGCTGGGGACCGTTACGGAGCGGAGAAGCTCGCAGAGCTTTGCAAATTGCTCCCCGACAGCGAGGAG GAGTCCCGCCTGAGGAGGTTCAGTGGGGAGCGGAGCTGGCTTGGAGAGCCGGATCTTTTAATGTTGCTGCTAGTGGAAGTCCCCAG CTTTCGGCTTCGACTGGATGCCATGATCCTGCAACAAGAGTTTGACCCTGCTgtgacctctctgtgtgtggcagCCAGATGTCTGAGGGAGGCGGCCAGAG AACTGCTGAGCTGTCCAGAATTACACTCCATCCTTCGTTTGGTGCTGAAAGCTGGGAACTATATGAACGCT GGTGGATACTCGGGGAATGCCGCTGGGTTCCGAATCTCATCGCTGCTCAAACTGGCCGACACCAAAGCCAACAAGCCTGGCATGAATCTGCTGCATTTTGTAGCCATG GAAGCTGTGAAAAAGGACCAGAGTTTACTGTCGTTTCCCAGCCAACTAGGCCATGTTGGCTCCGCCTCCAG GCTTTCTGAGGAGTCTGTGCTGGAGGATTTATCAAAGCTAAAAAGCAGGGTGGTTGCCCTCAAGGCAAACATCCAGACGGAAACGGAGATTCAGCAGCTCACACAACCTTACCTGGAG GTAGCTGAGGAACGTCTGAAGGAAGCCGAGGATGAAGTGGAGGGTATGAGGATGTCGAGTCAGGCTCTGGTGGAGTTCTTCTGTGAGGACGACAGCACTTTCAAACTTGAGGAGGCCTGCCGGGTCTTCCACTTGTTTTGTTACCGCTTCCAAAGAGCTGTCCAG GAGAATGCAGAGCGAGAGCTGAAGGAACAGAAACGTCTAGAGCGTCAGCGCGAGAtgggggagaaggagaaacgTCGGTCAGTGGCTATTTGTACGGGGCTGGACCTCGGCCCGAGTCTTGTCAGGGAGCCACATGGTCAGGAGAACCAAGACGAGCTGGAGAAACTCTTAGAGAAGAACCTGAGCCACACTTGGAGTCGTCGTAGCCTGAGAAGCTCTGACTCCCGGAGACATTCACACCACCCGCACAGTGACACCCACCTCTGTAGCACATCCATACTAAAGAGCTTCCCTGAGTTGGGCAGCAGCCCGACCAGTTGTCACTCAAACTGCTCCTCTGATCACGAGAGCACCATACTACTTTGTAGCTCACCAGAGACTGACGGGATATGTTCCCCCACTGGCCGTGAGTCGGTACCGACCAGAGGGAGCAGGGTTCAGCCCAGTCCAACCACTAGTCGGAGCATGGAAGTAGTTAAGGATTCGCCTGTTGCTACATTTAGTCATTCTCAGCATGGACGTAGCTTCAGAGTCAAACAAGGGTCTGAGAGAATTTCCTTTGTGCTACCAGGACAACCGAAGGAAGCAGGACTTGAAAAAGAAGCAGAGTTTTCACATGAACACATGCCTTCCATGAACATTGAATCTTCACACAATTCCTGTACTATTCCTGCTGCTATAAACACTGATACACCTGCCCTGTGTGTTAAAACCTCTCCTCATAGTCAAAGGTTTGGCCCGCCTCTAACGGACAATAATCCCTCTCTCCAGAGTAAACCTAATGCCCCTTCAGTCACTGAGCCTGTTCCCCAGTCTGTTCGTACGAGTGGAGTACTTTCCCATAGTGACGCCCGGCCTCGCCTGTTGAGGTACCAGAGATCTGAGAGCCAATCACCATCGCAAACATCTGTAAATAGTCCCGATAAAGCCCAGTCACAATCGCAGATGAGAGAGACGCATGCTGTGTTGTCTTTGCCCGACGCTGGATTAACTGAGCAGACGGATACAGAAGTGGCGCCAACACCTGTGGGAGAAAGCTGGATGCCCCCCAGTTTACCGGAGTTCAGCCCGTCGCAGCCAGTGGAGTGCTCTGACCTGCCCAGCCCCGAGAGGTCGTACTCCCGTGTCggtgaaacgctggagtgccACACTTTGGTGAAAGGCCTCCGATCCTATGACGCCTTTTCAGCCCCAACCTCTCCACTCCCACGACCTGCGCCAAGCCTCTGCTCCAAGTGGCGGAAAGAGAGGAAGGTTGACCTTCCAGAGGGGACAACTCCAGGGTCTCCTTCATCACATGGGAGTCACACCATGAAGGTCCCTGTGCGCAGCGGAATAGGATCCAAAAGGGGACTTGTGTCACGGCCAGGACTTTCCAGCAACACAGGCATTCCCAGGGTACGCTCTAAAACTGAGTCTCCAAATGGTTCCCCAGCCACTACAAACCCCTCCAGTCCCAGCCGGCTGTCTAATCCTCGCAGTGTATCAATGCGCTCATCTCCCATCACTCGGCCTGCCACCGCTCAGGGAGAGGCGAAACGAAGCAATAGCACTCGAGAGAGGACTGTAAGTGAATCACAGACTCCAGTAAAGCCCACCCTGACCCGTAGGGCCTCGGACAGATCCGTTTTAGAGAAGGTGTCAAGCAGCACCCAGCAGGCTTTCGTCCGAGGGTCTCCTCTGCGTGTGTCCAAACGACTTGCCCCACACTCTGAGACTCAGGTTTCCTCCCAGCCTCACACTGCTCACAGTCCATCCTCCACCACGGCCAAGACCATACGCACGGCAGTCATATCTGCAGCCCGCAATAAAACTGCCAAGACCACAAGCACAAGCTCGTCCCCCACTAGCTCCAAAATCCCTGCAGCTTCTCGGCTGCCTGGTCCCAAAATGGctcgagctgctgcagctccggcACTCTGGAGGTGA
- the rhogd gene encoding ras homolog gene family, member Gd, giving the protein MQTIKCVVVGDGAVGKTCLLISYTTNAFPEEYIPTVFDNYSAQMSVDGRTVSLNLWDTAGQEEYDRLRTLSYPQTNVFIICFSIGSPSSHANVRHKWHPEVSHHCPNVPILLVGTKKDLRADAETVKKLKEQSLAPTTQQQGNALAKQIGAVKYMECSALQQDGVREVFADAVRAVLYPVTKKNPKKCVLL; this is encoded by the coding sequence ATGCAGACCATtaagtgtgtggttgtgggtgACGGGGCAGTGGGTAAAACCTGTCTGCTCATCTCTTACACCACCAACGCCTTCCCCGAGGAGTACATCCCCACCGTGTTCGACAACTACAGCGCTCAGATGAGCGTGGACGGCCGCACCGTCAGCCTCAACCTGTGGGACACGGCCGGCCAGGAGGAGTACGACCGCCTGCGCACCCTCTCCTACCCCCAGACCAACGTCTTCATCATCTGCTTCTCCATCGGCAGCCCATCCTCCCACGCCAACGTCAGACACAAGTGGCACCCCGAGGTGTCCCACCACTGCCCCAATGTGCCCATCCTGCTCGTGGGCACCAAGAAGGACCTGAGGGCCGACGCCGAGACggtgaagaagctgaaggagCAGAGCCTGGCCCCGACCACCCAGCAGCAGGGCAACGCCCTCGCCAAGCAGATCGGGGCGGTCAAATACATGGAGTGTTCAGCTCTGCAGCAGGATGGAGTCAGGGAGGTGTTCGCCGACGCCGTGAGGGCAGTGTTGTACCCAGTCACGAAAAAGAACCCCAAGAAGTGCGTGCTGTTGTAA